A single Arachnia propionica DNA region contains:
- a CDS encoding Ig-like domain-containing protein: MALVTRKRVETVLVGLVALSLGILALIHRGVPAADVDLNDGGVWVTNQTKRLVGHLNHESQTIDGALRPPSSSFGVTQSAGNVLVRSSDTVHPVDVASLTFLGEAGVAGVLTAHGGNEVLFADQSEGRVWATDTRGAASFSLTADPLLKGLDTPRIAVGVEGTGYVLTADGQLYTVTGSGDQAVTRAQGRKLEGRLSDSAQLTVVGDKIVVLDGTTLTIDGHPVTNDGFAGGVLQQPSGPSGTVVVATPSELLKVDISSGQVTRESIPNGKPAAPVQLEGCTYALWAESGYYVRDCGGDDYERAQHPELAAAKQPVFRANRKVIVINDEVTGDVFLPLKQMVKVNNWEQVESQLVDEKQDKESEETDKSQTREFSEEQHPPQAVDDELGARPGTATVLPVLSNDIDLDGDVLTAIIRDVPSGVKISQAKEGRALRIEVPADAKDTITFTYQAFDGVDVSNVATVKVNIRAENENSAPHKIRDSQVNLSERASAGYSVLADWVDPDGDPIYLQQATVEDDSLEMTWRPDGYVSVKDLGKGGPGRRSVNLTVSDGRDAASGELAAQISPGSTNSPPVANNDHYVATVGHAITLDPRSNDTDSDSDSLKLVEVSAAPDGVELKPDYQAGTIRFTASKAGNYTLVYGITDGPNNAKGRIRVDVIDPNSSGLQPVPENDLGLLPANGSLTINALDNDFDPAGGVLAIQGVSQAGAPGLNIEVIKHSLLRVTAPAGIDSPQSFTYTVSNGHASATAKVLVIPKEPPSTVQSPVAAPDSSVVRVGDLVTVPVLSNDYSPADLDISLSSDLDVRSDPSLGEFFVSNGAIRFRAGSEAGTAEAIYTVRDSQGNPASTTVTVNIRAKDEHNEQPTPKQIDSRTFAGSSVRIPVPLDGIDPDGDSVTLGGLGSQVPKLGAVKVEGNYLVYDASKGASGTDTFTYRVLDRFGAEGEGLIRVGVVPPPAANQAPVAVADEVAARPSTRLEIPALANDIDPDGDQLQLVKGSAAATDDSWDPKAQTRGQRIVVVTPAQEGIYHLYYTITDGGGVSDRGVVTVRVASDVPPKAPVANDDVVPTSAIAGVDQVEVPVLENDSDPDGVVSDLKVTAESPATVKGGTVTVPLADDRQIVLYTVTDSDGLSSRAAIVVPGREAIPPAINTGRGQARVKAGEPLTIRFTDWVVTRPGRTARLTSVDSVVAGPGGSPEVGNNGVRVIDDQTIEFTPAKNFSGQTTVSFEVTDGGSMDDSTALKSKLSLSVIVEGDGQQPPQLRPTQLRVAPDEAPQKISLSNMVSDPNPGDNDTMSYSLVSTDGPVQASVSGQELSVSVPKGTPVGSTGSIVVQVHDGSTDPVNMTIPVTVIASTRPPMTISEIVERDGRVGNTASFDLTRWVTNPFADTGGEITLVGSPQVRGSATVTSEGNVINVTPTDSGTGADTVDDVLVTFRVADATKDPSRERTGVIRVVVKDVPRAPTAVTAQYAGSQTARVSWTHSGWRGATPKGFTVFWQGGSKNCGLQTTCDIPGLANSGRYTFTVKAEVAEGDLNSRSPRSEPSNEILVDALPSKPSAPTAAFGDQQIALTWEAATVPGGGSPVTRYTVTMYPGGQKQETTATSLTWTGLTNGQAYTFTVTAHNRLTDENSQLTPPTSDESRPETPAGAPSNQGAPTVSMDSSSSSVKPRANIKWSPPGNPNGDSNFRYVVTDANGKEVCPEQQDTSCTTPMDPSTETVTFSVRSTNKSGKWSAASPASNAVRAFQPPGAPSGFSLRPTGKGSEVEFSFGAASGNGVRADEITYRWSAGSQSGTVKPGRTVVSSPAFQLGQAVTVRLVAVANVLGQTSEGEAATATVTAYGPPQAPVVNSEPGVDHVTLRWQVPGSSNGARVKQVEITSTVKAEGRNPSVETWTTTDLSGSVDKGNDRKQNVCVKARTQNEHGDWSDYSAESCASTWGDTKATLSKGDSVECPDGGGRGCNAFKVTLQNWQPGGRVKCEVPNPADQEDVAKVKVGPVDASGNASRQFSDWVFPENYNVPSEGFDITARCR; encoded by the coding sequence ATGGCCCTGGTCACGCGCAAACGTGTCGAGACCGTACTGGTCGGTCTCGTCGCGCTCTCCCTCGGTATCCTCGCGCTGATTCACCGGGGGGTTCCGGCCGCCGACGTCGACCTGAACGACGGTGGCGTCTGGGTGACCAACCAGACCAAGCGGCTGGTGGGGCACCTCAACCACGAATCCCAGACCATAGACGGCGCGCTCCGCCCTCCCAGCAGTTCCTTCGGGGTGACCCAGTCCGCGGGCAACGTTCTGGTGCGCAGTTCGGACACCGTGCATCCCGTGGACGTGGCCTCCCTCACCTTTCTGGGTGAGGCCGGGGTGGCCGGTGTGCTGACGGCACACGGCGGCAACGAGGTGCTCTTCGCGGACCAGAGCGAGGGACGGGTGTGGGCCACCGACACCCGGGGGGCCGCGAGCTTCAGCCTCACCGCGGACCCGCTCCTGAAGGGCCTGGACACGCCAAGGATCGCTGTCGGCGTCGAAGGCACCGGGTACGTGCTGACCGCGGACGGGCAGCTGTACACCGTCACGGGTTCGGGGGACCAGGCGGTGACCAGGGCACAGGGACGGAAACTGGAGGGAAGGCTCTCGGACTCCGCCCAGCTGACGGTGGTGGGGGACAAGATCGTGGTGCTGGACGGCACCACCTTGACCATCGACGGGCACCCCGTGACGAATGACGGCTTTGCGGGCGGGGTCCTCCAACAACCGTCGGGACCCTCCGGGACGGTGGTCGTGGCCACGCCCTCAGAGCTGCTCAAGGTGGACATCTCCTCGGGGCAGGTGACCCGGGAGAGCATCCCGAACGGCAAACCCGCCGCGCCCGTGCAGCTCGAGGGATGCACCTATGCGCTGTGGGCGGAATCGGGCTACTACGTCCGCGACTGCGGGGGAGACGACTACGAACGGGCCCAGCATCCCGAGCTTGCCGCTGCCAAGCAGCCGGTCTTCCGCGCCAACCGGAAGGTGATTGTCATAAACGACGAGGTCACCGGTGACGTCTTCCTGCCCCTGAAGCAGATGGTCAAGGTGAACAACTGGGAGCAGGTCGAGTCCCAGCTGGTGGACGAAAAACAGGACAAGGAATCAGAAGAGACGGACAAGTCCCAGACCCGGGAGTTCTCGGAGGAGCAGCACCCACCGCAGGCCGTCGACGACGAGCTGGGGGCGCGACCGGGAACCGCCACCGTGCTTCCCGTCCTGAGCAACGACATCGACCTCGACGGCGACGTGCTGACAGCGATAATCCGGGACGTCCCCTCAGGTGTGAAGATCTCCCAGGCCAAGGAAGGCCGTGCGCTCCGCATCGAGGTGCCCGCGGACGCGAAGGACACGATCACCTTCACCTATCAGGCCTTCGACGGGGTGGACGTGTCGAACGTCGCCACCGTGAAGGTCAACATCCGCGCCGAGAACGAGAATTCCGCCCCCCACAAGATCCGCGACAGCCAGGTCAACCTCAGCGAACGGGCCTCCGCGGGATACTCGGTGCTCGCGGACTGGGTGGACCCGGACGGAGACCCCATCTACCTCCAACAGGCCACCGTCGAGGACGACAGCCTGGAGATGACGTGGCGTCCCGACGGGTACGTCTCCGTGAAGGACCTCGGCAAGGGAGGTCCGGGCCGGCGTTCGGTGAACCTGACGGTCTCCGACGGCAGGGACGCGGCCTCAGGGGAGCTGGCGGCACAGATATCACCGGGCTCCACGAACTCTCCGCCCGTGGCCAACAACGACCACTACGTAGCCACCGTCGGGCATGCCATCACCCTCGACCCGCGCAGCAATGACACGGATTCCGACTCCGATTCCCTGAAGCTCGTGGAGGTCTCCGCCGCCCCCGACGGGGTGGAACTCAAACCCGACTACCAAGCGGGGACGATCCGTTTCACGGCCTCGAAGGCAGGGAACTACACGCTGGTCTACGGGATCACGGACGGCCCCAACAACGCGAAGGGCCGCATCCGTGTCGATGTGATCGACCCGAACTCGTCGGGACTCCAACCGGTGCCCGAGAATGATCTGGGATTGCTGCCCGCGAACGGTTCCCTGACGATCAACGCGCTCGACAACGACTTCGACCCCGCGGGTGGGGTGCTGGCCATTCAAGGGGTGTCCCAGGCCGGGGCTCCCGGACTGAACATCGAGGTGATCAAGCACTCGCTGCTCCGGGTCACCGCCCCGGCGGGCATCGATTCACCGCAGAGCTTCACCTACACCGTCAGCAACGGGCACGCATCGGCGACGGCGAAGGTGTTGGTGATCCCGAAGGAACCCCCCTCCACGGTGCAGTCCCCCGTCGCCGCCCCCGACAGCTCGGTGGTGCGGGTTGGGGACCTGGTCACCGTTCCGGTGCTGAGCAACGACTACTCCCCGGCGGATCTGGACATCTCGCTGTCGTCGGACCTCGATGTGCGTTCCGACCCGTCGCTGGGTGAGTTCTTCGTCTCCAACGGCGCGATCCGGTTCCGGGCAGGCAGCGAGGCTGGCACCGCGGAGGCCATATACACGGTCCGGGATTCGCAGGGCAACCCGGCCTCGACGACGGTGACCGTGAACATCCGCGCCAAGGACGAGCACAACGAACAACCGACCCCGAAACAGATCGACTCCAGGACCTTCGCCGGCTCCTCCGTGCGGATACCGGTGCCGCTGGACGGCATAGACCCCGACGGCGACTCGGTCACCCTGGGTGGGCTCGGGAGCCAGGTGCCGAAACTCGGGGCGGTGAAGGTCGAGGGAAACTACCTCGTCTACGACGCGTCGAAGGGGGCGTCCGGCACCGACACCTTCACCTACCGGGTGCTCGACCGTTTCGGGGCCGAGGGGGAGGGCCTGATCCGCGTCGGCGTAGTGCCGCCCCCGGCGGCCAATCAGGCCCCCGTGGCGGTGGCCGACGAGGTTGCGGCCAGGCCGTCCACCAGGCTGGAGATCCCAGCCCTGGCCAACGACATCGACCCAGACGGGGACCAGCTGCAGCTGGTGAAGGGATCCGCGGCCGCCACTGACGACAGCTGGGATCCGAAGGCGCAGACCAGGGGGCAGCGGATTGTCGTGGTCACCCCCGCCCAGGAGGGCATCTACCACCTGTACTACACGATCACGGATGGTGGCGGGGTCTCGGACCGGGGGGTCGTCACCGTCCGGGTCGCCTCGGACGTGCCACCGAAGGCGCCCGTCGCCAACGACGACGTGGTTCCCACTTCCGCGATCGCGGGGGTGGACCAGGTCGAGGTGCCCGTGCTGGAGAACGACTCCGATCCGGACGGGGTGGTCTCCGACCTGAAGGTCACCGCCGAGTCCCCGGCAACCGTCAAGGGCGGGACGGTCACGGTGCCCCTCGCCGATGACCGGCAGATCGTGCTCTACACCGTCACCGACTCCGACGGGCTTTCCTCGCGTGCCGCCATCGTGGTGCCCGGTCGTGAGGCCATTCCACCCGCGATCAACACGGGCAGGGGACAGGCGCGCGTCAAGGCGGGGGAGCCGTTGACGATCCGGTTCACGGACTGGGTGGTCACTAGGCCCGGACGCACGGCGCGCCTGACCAGTGTCGACTCGGTGGTCGCCGGGCCGGGGGGCAGCCCCGAGGTGGGCAACAACGGCGTCCGGGTGATTGACGATCAGACCATCGAGTTCACCCCAGCCAAGAACTTCTCGGGACAGACCACGGTCTCCTTCGAGGTCACCGACGGCGGATCCATGGACGACTCGACCGCGCTCAAGAGCAAACTCAGCCTCAGCGTCATCGTCGAGGGCGACGGGCAGCAACCCCCGCAGCTGAGACCCACCCAGCTCAGAGTGGCCCCCGACGAGGCACCCCAGAAGATCTCGCTGAGCAACATGGTCTCGGACCCGAACCCGGGTGACAACGACACCATGTCCTACTCTTTGGTGAGCACCGACGGACCGGTGCAGGCCAGCGTCTCCGGGCAGGAACTCAGCGTTTCCGTGCCCAAGGGCACCCCGGTGGGTTCCACCGGTTCGATTGTCGTCCAGGTCCACGACGGCTCCACCGATCCGGTCAACATGACCATCCCGGTCACCGTGATAGCCTCCACCCGGCCTCCCATGACGATCTCGGAGATCGTCGAACGCGACGGGCGGGTCGGCAACACGGCCTCCTTCGACCTGACCCGGTGGGTCACCAACCCGTTCGCGGACACGGGAGGGGAGATCACCCTGGTCGGCAGCCCGCAGGTCCGTGGATCGGCCACGGTCACCAGCGAGGGCAACGTCATAAATGTCACCCCCACGGATTCCGGGACCGGAGCCGACACCGTCGATGACGTCCTGGTCACCTTCCGGGTCGCCGACGCCACGAAAGATCCCTCCAGGGAACGCACGGGAGTGATCCGCGTCGTCGTGAAGGACGTTCCCAGAGCACCCACGGCGGTGACGGCCCAGTACGCGGGCTCCCAGACCGCCCGCGTCTCCTGGACCCACAGCGGATGGCGCGGCGCCACCCCGAAGGGGTTCACCGTCTTCTGGCAGGGAGGCAGCAAGAACTGCGGCCTCCAGACCACCTGCGACATCCCGGGGCTGGCGAACAGTGGCCGCTACACCTTCACCGTCAAGGCGGAGGTGGCCGAGGGCGACCTCAACTCCCGCAGCCCGCGCTCCGAGCCGAGCAACGAGATCCTGGTGGACGCGCTGCCATCGAAACCCTCCGCCCCCACCGCGGCCTTCGGGGACCAGCAGATCGCCCTGACATGGGAGGCCGCCACCGTCCCGGGCGGCGGATCCCCCGTCACGCGCTACACCGTCACGATGTACCCGGGGGGCCAGAAACAGGAGACCACCGCAACCAGCCTCACGTGGACGGGCCTGACGAACGGGCAGGCCTACACCTTCACGGTCACGGCCCACAACCGGCTGACCGACGAGAACAGTCAGCTCACCCCGCCGACCAGTGACGAGTCGCGGCCCGAGACCCCGGCCGGTGCGCCGTCGAACCAGGGGGCTCCCACCGTGAGCATGGACAGCAGTTCGAGTTCGGTGAAGCCCAGGGCGAACATCAAATGGTCCCCGCCCGGAAATCCGAACGGGGACTCGAACTTCCGTTACGTGGTGACCGACGCGAACGGGAAAGAGGTGTGCCCGGAGCAGCAGGACACCAGCTGCACCACCCCGATGGATCCCTCCACCGAGACCGTCACCTTCTCGGTGCGCTCCACCAACAAGTCCGGCAAGTGGTCCGCGGCCTCGCCTGCCTCGAACGCCGTGCGCGCCTTCCAGCCGCCGGGTGCGCCAAGTGGGTTCTCCCTGAGACCGACCGGCAAGGGATCGGAGGTGGAGTTCAGCTTCGGCGCGGCCTCCGGGAACGGGGTCAGGGCGGACGAGATCACCTACCGGTGGAGCGCAGGCAGCCAGTCCGGCACGGTGAAACCCGGCAGAACGGTGGTCAGCAGCCCCGCCTTCCAGCTGGGACAGGCGGTGACCGTGCGGTTGGTGGCCGTGGCGAACGTGCTGGGACAGACCTCCGAGGGGGAGGCGGCGACCGCCACCGTGACGGCCTACGGGCCGCCCCAGGCGCCCGTGGTGAACAGCGAGCCCGGGGTGGATCACGTGACCCTGCGCTGGCAGGTGCCCGGCTCCAGCAACGGCGCCCGGGTCAAGCAGGTCGAGATCACCAGCACGGTGAAGGCCGAAGGCAGGAACCCCAGCGTCGAGACGTGGACGACCACCGATCTCTCCGGCTCCGTGGACAAGGGGAACGACCGCAAGCAGAATGTCTGCGTGAAGGCGAGAACACAGAACGAACACGGCGACTGGAGCGACTACTCCGCCGAGTCCTGCGCCTCGACCTGGGGGGACACCAAGGCGACCCTGTCCAAGGGCGATTCGGTCGAGTGCCCGGACGGAGGGGGACGGGGATGCAACGCCTTCAAGGTGACGTTGCAGAACTGGCAACCCGGGGGACGTGTCAAGTGTGAGGTGCCCAACCCCGCCGATCAGGAAGACGTGGCCAAGGTTAAGGTGGGGCCGGTTGACGCCAGTGGAAACGCGAGCAGGCAGTTCTCGGACTGGGTGTTCCCGGAGAACTACAACGTCCCCTCAGAGGGATTCGACATCACTGCCCGGTGCAGGTGA
- a CDS encoding AAA family ATPase: MTMNPEQAAFFADTFARLTDNVGQALLGKAPVIRLALTCMLAEGHLLLEDAPGTGKTALARAIAASVHGSHNRIQFTPDLLPSDITGITMYDQATSRWTFHHGPIFSSIVLADEINRASPKTQSALLEVMEESQVTVDGQRYPTERPFMVIATQNPVEQAGTYRLPEAQLDRFLMKTSVGYPDTEAAIHVLAGSSQPDRSKRLNPVLAQQAVAEMIESVKDNYVDNSVLHYAQRLVEATREDEDTSMGVSTRGAIAMVRAARVWAAAHGRNYVLPDDVKELAAPVWTHRLIMSPEAEFAGVQPTDVIARVLASVEAPTNRMNA; this comes from the coding sequence ATGACCATGAACCCGGAACAGGCCGCGTTTTTCGCGGACACCTTCGCGCGGCTGACCGACAACGTCGGGCAGGCGCTGCTCGGCAAGGCCCCGGTGATCCGCCTTGCGTTGACCTGCATGCTGGCCGAGGGGCATCTGCTTCTCGAGGACGCGCCGGGCACCGGTAAAACCGCTCTGGCAAGGGCGATCGCCGCTTCGGTTCATGGTAGCCACAACCGGATCCAGTTCACCCCGGACCTGCTGCCCTCCGACATCACGGGCATCACCATGTACGACCAGGCCACCTCGCGTTGGACCTTTCACCACGGACCCATCTTCAGTTCGATCGTGCTGGCCGACGAGATCAACCGCGCCTCCCCGAAAACCCAGTCGGCGCTGCTGGAGGTGATGGAGGAGTCGCAGGTAACGGTGGACGGCCAGCGTTACCCGACGGAGCGCCCGTTCATGGTCATCGCAACCCAGAATCCCGTGGAACAGGCAGGTACCTACCGGCTGCCCGAGGCGCAGCTCGACCGTTTCCTGATGAAGACCTCCGTCGGCTATCCCGACACGGAGGCAGCCATTCACGTGCTCGCCGGTTCCTCCCAGCCCGACCGTTCCAAGCGGCTCAACCCCGTGCTCGCACAGCAGGCGGTGGCGGAGATGATCGAGTCCGTCAAGGACAACTACGTCGACAACTCGGTACTGCACTACGCGCAGCGGCTGGTGGAGGCCACGCGGGAGGACGAGGACACATCGATGGGGGTCTCCACCCGTGGGGCGATCGCCATGGTTCGGGCGGCCCGGGTGTGGGCGGCCGCCCACGGCCGCAACTACGTGCTGCCCGACGACGTGAAGGAGTTGGCTGCGCCGGTTTGGACGCACCGGCTGATCATGTCGCCCGAGGCGGAGTTCGCCGGTGTGCAGCCGACCGACGTGATTGCCCGGGTGCTCGCATCCGTGGAGGCCCCCACGAACCGGATGAACGCCTGA
- a CDS encoding DUF58 domain-containing protein: MPEPVATATVSRRPGLIRVLRRISRSRLVASVTALGWALLIGIVVTGIPGWWLGWLEFRALSVMCVVVMVVAVLSVLGRREHEVLFELQRPRVQVGDEARGNVQVRSEPGRSSGSATLEFPVNGEVASFRVPALGPGQVHEEPFSIPARRRGVILLGPVRSAMTDPLAAVSRKKVLSDVSELFVHPRVVPLETRTIGFLRDIEGIATQNLSSSDVSFHALREYVPGDDRRSVHWRTTARTGKLMVRQFEETMRAHLLILLSTLPGDYASPEDFELAVSVVGSLGVAALREEKQVTLCTSKGEVPFPNAMGLLDRLSGVELDDKGHELRELAVKHGSMPGISVAAFVTGSPSPAVLRSSQLALPPGVFPFAVRCLGGEELARRRVGDLVVLDIPQLDDLRPAVGSLA, encoded by the coding sequence GTGCCAGAACCCGTCGCCACCGCAACCGTTTCCCGGAGGCCCGGTCTGATCCGGGTCCTGCGGCGCATCTCGCGTTCCCGTCTTGTCGCGTCCGTCACCGCGCTGGGCTGGGCCCTGCTCATCGGGATCGTGGTGACCGGGATCCCGGGTTGGTGGCTCGGCTGGCTGGAGTTCCGCGCCCTGTCCGTGATGTGTGTCGTGGTGATGGTCGTGGCGGTACTGTCGGTGTTGGGGAGACGGGAACACGAGGTGCTGTTCGAGTTGCAACGCCCCAGGGTCCAGGTGGGCGACGAGGCTAGGGGGAATGTGCAGGTGCGTTCCGAGCCGGGCAGGTCATCCGGTTCGGCCACCCTGGAGTTCCCCGTGAACGGGGAGGTCGCTTCCTTCCGGGTGCCGGCACTCGGCCCCGGCCAGGTGCATGAGGAACCCTTCTCGATTCCCGCCCGGCGCCGCGGGGTGATTCTGCTGGGGCCGGTGCGATCCGCCATGACGGATCCGCTTGCTGCCGTGAGCCGCAAGAAGGTGCTCTCGGATGTGAGCGAGTTGTTCGTCCATCCGCGTGTGGTGCCGCTGGAGACCCGGACGATCGGTTTCCTGCGGGACATCGAGGGGATCGCGACGCAGAACCTCTCTTCCTCGGATGTCTCATTCCACGCGCTGCGGGAATACGTCCCGGGAGACGACCGCAGATCCGTGCACTGGCGCACGACGGCCCGGACGGGCAAGCTGATGGTCCGGCAGTTCGAGGAGACCATGAGGGCCCACCTGCTGATCCTGCTGTCCACCCTCCCCGGCGACTACGCATCCCCGGAGGATTTCGAACTCGCCGTTTCCGTGGTGGGTTCCCTGGGGGTCGCTGCGCTGCGAGAGGAGAAACAGGTCACCCTCTGCACATCGAAAGGGGAGGTTCCCTTTCCGAACGCGATGGGCCTGCTGGACCGGCTCTCCGGGGTGGAGTTGGATGACAAGGGACACGAGTTGCGGGAACTGGCGGTCAAGCACGGTTCCATGCCGGGGATTTCCGTGGCGGCCTTCGTCACGGGGAGCCCCAGCCCGGCGGTGCTGCGCTCGTCGCAGCTCGCCCTGCCGCCGGGGGTGTTCCCGTTCGCGGTCAGGTGCTTGGGGGGTGAGGAACTGGCCAGACGCAGGGTGGGGGACCTGGTTGTCCTGGACATCCCGCAACTGGACGACCTGCGTCCCGCGGTCGGGAGCCTGGCATGA
- a CDS encoding transglutaminase-like domain-containing protein, which produces MRREGTFSLSRVAGAWLLLLPGVVAFQPVFGGTPGYLPALAGITAGALVPLLAARFRWSAALWFFAILVFYLLLGGPLALPETTINGFVPSLTTLARLMQLTYQGWYDILTVATPAGDLSGPQAAPLLGGILFSAALVGIVRFTRAVVWPMLLPTLWLALGIAFGIRQAPTALWLGAALGAGLLLWSAAHRISRMGAANAEFLVRQPRGLSRRTWQGLSAMLVIALASGTALGVNVVIGNDVHRQVLRDQVAPPLKLQEYPSPLTKYRLYELNQKNDVLFQVAGMPAGGRLRLAVMDEWNGVVFNVSQNIGEYLRVGRELPWQPEVATQVSEITAQAYDDVWVPSFGEPSRIEFEGEQATRQARGLYFNRNTKQTLTTARIGDGSMLRITGVVILPFGESQREGLKGVRGGAAPLARVDRVPEVLVKNATDWTQGATSAYEQLSMIEQKLRTEGFYSDGSDNRSRAGHTAERLAYMFNQEQWVGDDEQYAASMALMATQLGIPTRVVMGFYPASDADVGSGWQVRGTEAHVWVEAFLEGAGWVNFDPTPDRNRVPNSENPQPKPKPKPRVDPPPTPPEHVEDETVVADQQEVDFDDPKDQPPDWVQVAIVIAASAGGVLLLLSPLIVIAILKGRRAARRRKKGEVADQVAGAWDEVVDRARDLGFVAVMNHTRRESADDLQEGYPDLPIRSMADQVDSSVFGPEEPETEVRDSVWKQGGELKSSLLATKPWYARPAVFFSLKSLRRVGVETERRSRKPQASDRSGRNEDSTGEPKK; this is translated from the coding sequence ATGAGACGCGAGGGAACCTTCTCCCTGTCCCGGGTCGCCGGGGCCTGGTTGCTGCTGCTGCCCGGGGTGGTGGCCTTCCAGCCGGTTTTCGGCGGGACCCCCGGATACCTGCCTGCTCTGGCCGGGATCACGGCGGGGGCCCTGGTTCCCCTGCTGGCCGCACGGTTCCGGTGGAGCGCGGCCCTGTGGTTCTTCGCGATCCTCGTGTTCTACCTGCTCCTGGGGGGGCCGCTGGCGCTTCCGGAGACCACGATCAACGGTTTCGTCCCCAGCCTCACCACTCTCGCCCGGCTGATGCAACTCACCTATCAGGGCTGGTACGACATCCTGACGGTGGCCACTCCCGCGGGGGATCTCTCGGGTCCCCAGGCTGCGCCCCTGCTTGGCGGGATCCTGTTCTCCGCCGCGCTGGTGGGGATCGTCAGGTTCACGCGGGCCGTGGTGTGGCCGATGCTGCTGCCGACGCTCTGGCTGGCCCTGGGGATCGCCTTCGGCATCCGGCAGGCCCCGACGGCCCTGTGGCTGGGAGCGGCGCTCGGGGCCGGTCTGCTCCTGTGGAGCGCGGCCCACAGGATCAGCCGGATGGGGGCTGCGAACGCGGAGTTCCTCGTGCGCCAGCCCCGTGGCCTGTCCCGTCGCACCTGGCAGGGGCTCTCGGCGATGCTGGTGATCGCTCTCGCGTCCGGGACTGCGCTCGGGGTGAACGTGGTCATCGGCAACGACGTCCACCGGCAGGTGCTGCGCGACCAGGTGGCCCCGCCCCTGAAACTCCAGGAGTACCCGAGCCCGTTGACCAAATACCGGTTGTACGAGCTCAACCAGAAGAACGACGTGCTGTTCCAGGTCGCAGGGATGCCCGCAGGGGGAAGGCTCCGGCTTGCCGTGATGGACGAGTGGAACGGCGTGGTGTTCAACGTCTCCCAGAACATCGGGGAGTACCTGCGGGTGGGGCGGGAACTGCCGTGGCAACCGGAGGTCGCCACCCAGGTCTCGGAGATCACGGCGCAGGCCTACGACGACGTCTGGGTGCCGAGCTTCGGGGAACCGTCCCGTATCGAGTTCGAGGGGGAACAGGCCACCAGGCAGGCGCGCGGGCTGTACTTCAACCGCAACACCAAGCAGACGCTCACCACGGCCCGGATCGGCGACGGCAGCATGTTGCGGATCACAGGTGTGGTGATCCTTCCCTTCGGTGAATCCCAGCGGGAGGGCTTGAAGGGCGTCCGCGGCGGCGCGGCGCCCCTGGCGCGGGTGGACCGGGTGCCCGAGGTGCTGGTCAAGAACGCCACGGACTGGACCCAGGGGGCGACCAGCGCCTACGAGCAGCTGTCGATGATCGAGCAGAAACTCCGGACGGAGGGTTTCTACTCGGACGGATCCGACAACCGTTCCAGGGCAGGGCACACCGCTGAGCGGTTGGCCTACATGTTCAACCAGGAACAGTGGGTTGGTGACGATGAGCAGTACGCTGCATCCATGGCTCTGATGGCCACGCAGCTGGGCATCCCGACCCGGGTCGTGATGGGTTTCTACCCTGCCTCCGATGCCGATGTGGGCAGCGGGTGGCAGGTGCGTGGCACCGAGGCCCACGTGTGGGTCGAGGCCTTCCTGGAGGGCGCTGGCTGGGTCAATTTCGATCCCACACCGGATCGCAACCGGGTGCCGAACTCCGAGAATCCCCAGCCCAAACCGAAACCGAAACCCCGCGTCGATCCACCACCGACCCCTCCGGAGCACGTCGAGGACGAGACCGTCGTCGCCGACCAGCAGGAGGTGGACTTCGACGACCCGAAGGATCAGCCCCCGGACTGGGTGCAGGTGGCCATCGTGATCGCCGCCAGCGCCGGTGGTGTCCTGCTTCTGCTGTCCCCACTGATCGTCATCGCGATCCTCAAGGGACGGCGGGCTGCCAGGCGGCGCAAGAAGGGCGAGGTCGCGGACCAGGTGGCCGGGGCCTGGGACGAGGTGGTGGACCGCGCCAGGGATCTGGGCTTCGTGGCGGTCATGAACCACACGCGCAGGGAATCCGCCGACGATCTCCAGGAGGGTTACCCGGATCTGCCCATCAGATCCATGGCGGATCAGGTGGATTCCTCCGTTTTCGGACCGGAGGAGCCCGAAACGGAGGTCCGTGACTCGGTCTGGAAGCAGGGGGGGGAACTCAAGAGTTCACTTTTGGCCACGAAGCCTTGGTACGCTCGGCCCGCCGTCTTCTTCTCCCTCAAATCGCTTCGGCGGGTGGGAGTGGAAACGGAGCGGCGTTCCCGGAAACCGCAGGCGAGTGACCGCTCGGGGAGGAACGAAGATTCCACCGGAGAACCGAAGAAATGA